GTTATTTGGCGGCGCCAGCGAGGCCGACTTTGTCGCTAGTCTGTTCGAGAGCTTTGGCGTCGCGCGTCATCGGATCGTCTTGGAGAACAAGGCGCGCAATACCATCGAGAACGCGGTTTTGACCAAAGCTCTAGTCAATCCGAAGCCACAGGAGCGCTGGCTGCTGGTCACATCGGCCCATCACATGCCGCGTTCGGTCGGCATCTTCCGCAAGGCGGGATTCCCGGTCGAGGCGCATCCGGTCGACTTCCGGACGAGAGGTGCTGACGATCTCACCACGACCTTCGGATCGATCGCCAGCGGCTTGGCGCGGACGGACACCGCCATCCACGAATGGGCCGGATTGCTGGTCTATTGGCTGTCGGGAGACAGCAGCGAGCTATTTCCAGGCCCGCGAGCCGCTACGACCATCCGAGCGGAGAGCCGCCGCCGCTAGGCGTCGGTTTTTTCAAGCCGGGAATCGTCATGGTTACCAAATTGAAAACATTTCAGCCCACACTCCCGACCCATGGGTTGAGGGGGATCGTGTTGTGTCAGCCAATATACGTGTCATTCCGGTCGACGGTGTCACGGCGCTTCCGGACATTGACGAACTACCCAATGAAATGGACATTCGCCGCGACAAGCGCGAATTGCTGCTTCTGAATATTGCAGCCGGGCTTGCTGTTTCGCTTGTGTCCTTCGCCTGGATTCTACTCGCGCTCGAATAAGCTATTCTGCCTTGATCGAAGCGCTGGCGTCGGACACGAATTGCCGCGCCCACATCACGGCGAAGATCGCGAGGGTCGAGAAGAACAGCAACCATGGAGAAATGAACCAGCCGAGATAGCCAAGCGCGAAAAAAAATGCGCGCTGGCCGCGATTGAAGTGGCGGCCCGCCGCCTCGCACAGTTTTCCCGTGCGGAGCGCGTGACGTTTGGCCTCCACCGTATCTTTCTCTGTCGACGGCGGCATCGCACCGATCATGATCGCAACGTAATTGTAGAGCCGGTACGACCAGGCGAATTTAAAAAATGCATAGACAAAGATCGTCGCGAGTCCGATGGTCTTGATCTCCCACTGCATCCGCGTAGTCGGAAAGCCGAATGGCAGCGTCGACACGATCGTGATGAGATCTTCCGTCGACCGCAGCACGGTCAGTGTGCCACCGATCGCGATCAGCGAGGTGGAAGCAAAGAATGCCGTGCCGTTCTGCAGGGAGGCCATGATCTGCCCGTCGACCATGCGCATTTCGCGGTTGAGCATCTGCTGCATCCACGCATCGCGATAGTCGTGCATACGCGCATTCAGGCCGCCACGGCCGTGTGGGGTCAATTCAAGCAGAGCCGCATAGCCCGCCCAGGTCACGATAAAAAAGGCCAGGGCGAATAGATCGAGGGGACTAAACAGCGTCATGGCAGGCTCTGGAAGGGATGAGCAGGACTTATTTTTGTGGATCGAGGGGAGCGCCGAAAATGCAACCTGTGATTGTGTTTGGTTTGCCTCAAGTGTATTATACTAAAGTAGTGGTGCGTGGGGCGTCCGGTGCGAATCCCATGTGCAGACCGGCCCTCCACAATCTTTCAGGAGATGGCCTATGCCACAACAACAGACCCAGCAACCCCAGGAATCGACCCTGGCCACAATGCTGTGGACCGGCGGTGCGCTTCTCGTCGTTGCGTTGATTGCGATTTACGTCGCCATGTGATTCAGCGGCGGAGCGGCGCGACCTCTCTGGCCGCGCCGCTGACTGAGGCTTGACCTACGCATCGATGCCCGTGGATGCTGCATCGGTGCAGGAGCTTTGAAGATGCCTCAGACCATCACGACAAGCGTGCGCTCGCTGGTCGACGCTGCCGAGAAGGAAATCGAAAATCTCTCGGTGAAAGAGGCGATCGGCCTACATGGCCGTGACGATGTGATCCTTGTTGATATCCGGGACATTCGTGAATTGCAGCGCGACGGCCGCATCCCTGGCGCGTTCCATTGTCCGCGCGGTATGCTGGAATTCTGGATCGACCCGGAAAGCCCGTATCACAAGGACATCTTCGCGCAGGACAAGACTTACGTTTTCTTCTGCGCCGGCGGCATGCGATCGGCATTAGCGGCCCAGACGGCGAAGCACATGGGTTTGAATCCGGTTGCGCATATTCGAGGCGGCTTCGGTGCCTGGAAGAAAACCGGCGGGCCGATCGAAGTGCCTGCACCCAAGACCTAGTATTCATTCGCGCGCCTGATTGCCGCGATCAGTTCTTTTCGCTTGCGAAGCAAGGCACCCCGCATCAGAAATGCGGCGGGGAAATTTCACATGTCACTCAAGCTTATTCTCGGCAACAAGAACTATTCGTCCTGGTCGCTGCGGCCATGGATTGCCATGCGCAATGCCGGCATTCCTTTTGAAGAAGAGGTGATCCCGCTTTATGAGCCTGGCAGTGTCGAGCGTATGGCAACCTATTCGCCAACGGGTAAGGTGCCGGTGCTGCTCGATGGCGACATGGTGATCTGGGAATCGCTTGCGATCCTCGATCATATTGCGGAACGTTTTCCGAAAGCCCAGCTTTGGCCGGACGATCAGAAGGCACGGGCGCATGCACGTGCCATCTCCGCCGAAATGCATGCTGGCTTTCTCCCGCTGCGTCGTCATTGCCCGATGAATATGCGGCGCGAAAGCAGGAAGCGGGAATTGACCGGTGATGTAGCGGCCGACGTTCGGCGGATCGAGCGGATCTGGACGGAATGCCGCGAATGCTTTGGTGATGGCGGACCGTTCCTGTTCGGGGCATTCGGTGCCGCGGATGCGATGTATGCACCGATCGTGTCACGTTTCGCCAGTTATGCGATCGGTGTCGGCGCAGCGGCAGAAGCCTATATGGCCGCTGTGATGGCGCTCCCGGCCTGGGTGGAGTGGCGCAATGCCGGGATTGCGGAACCATGGGTTATGCCCGGTAACGAGGTGTAGAAATAGTTCCGCATAAGTCCCCTGTGGAACCGGCTTTGGACCGAGGACGTTTCCGGTTGGCATTGGATAGCCAACATGACGAGCCTCGATGCCTGCCTCTCTTTTTCGCGAAACTGAAAATGTCTGGCGCATCGCGCATGCAAACCGGGCCTCGATGCTTGTCGATGGTGCTGCTTGTTTCGGCGCCGTGCGCGAAAGCCTGCTCAAGGCGCAGCATTCGATCTATATCGTGGGCTGGGATATCGACAGCCGGATGCGTCTCGTTGGAGCCAGCGGCCGTGCTGATGATGGACTTCCCGAGACATTGGCAGAGTTCCTGTCGGCCTTGGTGGAGCGCCGGCCCGAACTGACAATTCGTCTTTTACTGTGGGATTTTTCCGTTTTGTATGCGCTTGAGCGGGAAATTTTCCCGTCTCTGGCGCTCAATTGGAAGACGCCGGATCAGATTCAATTTTGCCTCGATAACGACGTGCCGCTCGGGTGCTCTCAGCATCAGAAGATTGTGGTCGTCGATGACACAGTGGCCTTTTCCGGTGGTCTCGATCTGACCATCCGACGCTGGGACACATCCGACCATGCGCTTGAAAATGACCGGCGTGTCGATCCGTTCGGCCGCAGCTATCGTCCATTTCATGACGTCCAAGCCGTCGTTGACGGGGAGGCGGCTCGCGTGCTCGCCGATCTTGTGCGCGATCGTTGGCTGCGGGCCCAGTGCGCTGAACTGCCGGAGGCTTTATTACAAGGTGATTGCTGGCCCGACAGCGTGAAGCCGGACTTCACCGAAGCTCACGTCGGCATCGCGCGCACGCAACCGGCCTGCAACGGCATGAAGGAGGTGCGGGAAGTCGAGCGTCTGTTCATGGACATGATCGATGCCGCCGAGCGCAGGATCTATATCGAAAACCAGTTCATGACCTCGCACGCGATTGCCGAGCGGTTGGCGCAGCGGCTGCGGCGCAAGACGAAGCTCGAAGCCGTTCTGGTCGCCCCCAACACTCCGGAATCCTGGATCGAAACGCATACGATGCGGAACGGCCGCATTCGCTTTCAGGAGATTCTGCAGAAAGCCGGCGTCAGCGCTCGTGTCCGGATCGTCTATCCGGAGGTTGCGAGCGACGATAGGACCGTCGACACCATGGTCCATTCCAAGATCATGGTGGTGGATGACCGATTGCTTCGAATCGGCTCTGCCAATCTCAACAATCGTTCGATGGGCGCCGACACTGAATGCGATCTCGTGATTGAGGCGAAAAGCCATCGGCAACGCAAGGTCATCGAACGCTTGCGTAACCGGCTTCTCGGTGAGCATTGCGGGGGCTCGGCGGAAGACGTCGCGGAACTGCTGGACGATACCGGTTCGCTGGTGGCGGTCGCCGATATCCTTTCGCGCAACGGCCACAGCCTGCGGCCGATTGAAGACGGCGCACCCGATCCTGACGAAGTGACCGCCTATCTCGAAAGCCTGGCTGACCCGCCACGGCCGGTCACATGGCGGTCGATCTTCGGGTCCACATGGCACTCGGTCCGTAAAGTGATGTCGGCTGGTCTCTTCAAATTCACGATGATCGCCTTGCTTCTGCTGGGGCTCACTCTTGCATGGCGTCTGACGCCACTGGCAGAGATGGCCAGTGCCGAGGCGGCAGGAGCCTTTCTTACAACGATGGCCCAGTCCTATTGGGGGCCGCTTGCCGTGCTCGGTGCATTTCTGGCCGGGGGGCTCGTCGCCTTTCCCGTCACCATCCTGATTGCGGCAACGGCTGCAAGCTTTGGCCCCTGGCTCGGGTTCACCTATGCGCTGATCGGCGCGATGGCCAGCGCATTGCTCACCTATGCTATCGGCGCGATGATGGGACGCGCCGCATTGCAAAATATTCTTGGGCATCGGCTGACGGATATTCGCAACAAAATCGCGCGGCAGGGGGTGCTGGCAGTTGCCGCCATCAGGCTCGTGCCGGTCGCGCCTTTTACGCTGGTCAATCTTGTAGCCGGCGCCAGCGGCATCGGCCTGACGCATTACCTCGTCGGCACCGTGCTCGGGCTTCTTCCGGGGCTCGTGCTGATGTCGCTACTCGGCAACCAGATCATGCGGATCGTGGCGTCGCCGAGCCCTGTTGATATTGTTATCTTCGTCGCGCTTATCGCGGCCTGGATTGTCACTGCCCTCGCGATCCAGTCGGCATTCTCGAAATACGGACAGACCTCTTGAGCGCTGAGCGAAGGCGCGCCATCCGGGTCATGACCTGGAACATCCATGGAGCGATCGGCCGCAATCCGCGTTTCGATCTTGAGAAAGTTGTCGCGCTGATCCTGCGCGCCGATCCGGATATCGTTGCCCTGCAGGAGGTGGATTCGCGCCGCGCGATGGATGGCGATCCGTTTCTGGTGCTGCAGGAAATGCTCGGCCATTATGGTGTCGGCGCCAAATCGATCGTTACCAGTGACGGCGATTACGGACAGATCCTGATGAGTCGCTGGCCGCTCAGCGATACCGAAATTCACGATATTTCCTACGGCGAACTCGAGCCGCGCCGTGCTATCTGCACGCGGATCGCGACGCCGGATGGAAGACTATATGTGGTGGCAACCCATCTCGGTCTCAGCATCCGCGAGCGCAGGCGACAGGCGCGCGAACTGCTGAAAATCATCGGCGAGGCCACACCTTTCGTTCTGATGGGAGATTTCAACGATTGGTTCTGGCCAGGCTCGATCCGTCGGATGCTCGCGCGCATCCTTCCGGATCACTCGGACTACCGGACATTCCCGTCTTTCAGTCCGCTATTCCGACTGGATCGGATCTATTGTCGTCCACATGGGATCTTGCTGCAAAGCTGGACAGACGGGGAAGCGCGGCATCTGTCCGATCATCTGCCGGTAATTGGGGATGTCGTGCTTGACCGTACACCAGACATCGATGCAGCCGTTTCCATCGCTGCGGCAACAACGAATGGGTAGAGACCGTGCGGCAGGCCTGAAAACAGAAAACCCGGCCACTGGCCGGGCTTCCCTTCGATGAACGCTACACGGGGAGTACATCCGTCCCCAACGCGCATCGAACTTCTGAAACTATCTCAATCAGGTGTTAACGTTTTATGACATTTCGCAAGTTTAACGGCGAAGTCGGCGCTTAGTTCCACCGGTAAGCTGAAAAAAGCGGAGGGGATTGGCAAATCTCCTCCGCTGGCAGGTGACGGTCTTCCTACGCCTCGATCACCGCGACGATGCGGTAGGTGTCCGGCTCGATGATGACGATCTCATCGCCCACAAGGATGAAGCGGTAAGAACGCCATTCCGGATAGACTTCAACAACGGTCGCGGGCAGGGCATGCAGCGTCACGCTTCGCGGCACAACTGTACCGACCGACACGTTGAAGTTCACGTTCGTGACCGGCCGCACATTGGTCTGCTTGATCGTCGTCGAGATCTTGGTGCGCTGCTCGGTCGTCAATGATGCGCCACCCGCGGAGCCGGCTGCACCCTGACCGGTGGTTCTGTCAGGACGCGACTTGGTGTCGGTAGCACCTTTCTTGTCGGATTTCTCCTGTGCGCGGTTTTCCCGCTGGTTCTGCTGATCCTGCGCACCCTTCCGGTCATTCTGACGCTGCTCCTGACTGCGCTGCGGACGATCGCCTTTCTGATCCATCTGCTGTTCGGTCCGGCCACTCTCGGCTCCGCCGCGCGGCTCGCCCTGGCCGGTCGTGCCACCACGCATCTCACCTCCGCCACGCATTTCGCCACCACCCGGCTGAGCCGACGGGGCCGATTGTTGGGCGGGAGATGTACTCTGTGGCGGCTGCGCAGCGCCTCCGCCGCCCATTCCCCCCTTATCCTGCGCTACGACGACGCCGGCACTGGCTATCAGCGCGATGGCGGAAACGGACATCAACACATTTTTCCTCATAGAAGGCTCCTCTGGTTTCTTTTCCTGATGTCCCCGTGCTCAGGCTATTTGCCCAGTCCTGCAATGAACGCGTGGTGCATAGTGACGTTCCGGAATCGGCGAGAAATCTTCTTAACGCACGTTCAGTTCCTTCGCGTTTGCTTGAGGGATCAGGTGCTTGCGGCATTGCAGCGCCAAAGCCCCAATTTTCTTTCCTGGCCAGGCGCGGCATAGTTCCGCCGAATGGAATCGGGAGATTGATGTGGCGCGCATTGAATCGAACCTTGAAACGCAATCGCGGGATTTTCGCGCCAACGCCGCGCAATGGCGCGACCTCATCGATGAGTTGAAAGAAGCGCGTTTTACAGCCTCGCTCGGCGGCAACGAAAAATCGCGTGAGCGCCACGTCGCGCGGGGCAAGCTGCTGCCGCGCGATCGTGTGATGCGGTTGATCGATCCGGGCTCCCCCTTTCTTGAACTATCGCCGCTGGCCGCTTTCGGCCTCTACGAGGACGCGATCCATGCCGCCGGCATTATTACCGGCATTGGTCGCGTATCTGGCCGCGAATGCATGATCGTGTGCAATGACGCCACCATCAAGGGCGGTACCTATTACCCGCTGACGGTGAAGAAGCACATCCGCGCGCAGGAGATCGCACGCGAGAACCGGCTGCCGTGCATCTATCTCGTCGATTCCGGCGGCGCCAATCTGCCGAACCAGACCGATGTATTTCCTGACCGCGAGCATTTTGGTCGCATCTTCTATAATCAGGCGCAGATGTCGGCGGCCGGCATTCCGCAGATCGCGGTGGTGATGGGCTCTTGCACTGCTGGCGGCGCCTATGTGCCGGCGATGTCGGATGAGACTATCATCGTCAAAAATCAGGGCACGATCTTCCTCGGCGGGCCGCCGTTGGTGAAGGCCGCAACAGGCGAGGTGGTGTCGGCCGAGGACCTGGGCGGCGCCGACGTGCATACGCGAAAGTCCGGCGTGGCCGATCATCTGGCATCGAACGACGAACATGCGCTGGCGATCGCACGCCGCATCGTCGCCAATCTCAACACGACAAAGCAGGTGAATATTCCGCTGCTGGCTTCGCGCGAGCCGTTGTATGATGCCGCCGAGCTCGAGGGACTTGTGCCGACCGATCTCAAGAAGCAATATGATGTGCGGGAAATCATCGCACGCATCGTCGATGCATCGGAATTCGACGAGTTCAAGAAGCTCTATGGCACAACGCTTGTCACCGGCTTCGCGCATCTGCATGGCATGCCCGTCGGCATCATCGGCAATAACGGCATTCTTTATTCCGAGAGCGCGCTGAAGGCGGCGCATTTCGTCGAGTTGTGCTGCCAGCGCCGCATTCCACTGCTGTTCTTGCAGAACATCGTCGGCTTCATGGTTGGCCGGGATTACGAGGCCGGTGGTATCGCCAAGGACGGCGCCAAGATGGTGATGGCTGTGGCTAACGCGCGCGTACCGAAGCTCACGCTGATCGTTGGCGGCTCGTTTGGCGCCGGCAATTATGGCATGTGCGGTCGTGCCTATGGTCCGCGATTCCTGTTCACCTGGCCGAATGCCCGCATCTCGGTGATGGGAGGCGAGCAAGCAGCTTCGGTTCTTGCGACTGTCAAGCGCGACAATATCGAAGCCGGTGGCGGCAAGTGGTCGGAAATCGAGGAAGAGGAATTCAAGGCGCCGATCCGCGATCAATATGAGCGCGAGGGAAATCCCTATTATGCGACTGCGCGGCTATGGGATGACGGCATCATCCTGCCGAGCGAAACGCGCCGCGTGCTGGGATTGGCGTTGTCAGCGTCCTTGAATGCGCCAGTGGAAGAGACGAAATTTGGCGTGTTCAGGATGTAGCCATGAAGACTCTATCGCCCCCAACATTTCCAATTGTTGTCATCGAGGATCGATATGGAGGGGCCTACAGTCGAGGCATTTGGTTTGCCGTTGCGCGAGCGGACGTCATCATAGAGGGACAAAGCCGCGGTGCTTGGTGCCTCGATCATGGCCCAAATGGCGGTGATATCGAGGCAAATATCTTTTGGCATGAGCCGCCGATGTGGGTCGCCAGTGGCGCAAGCCCGGATGCCGCTTTGCTCGCTCTGGAATGCAAAATCCAACGCCCCCTCGGTATGGCTCTTCCAAATCTGGAATAGCGCGCAGCCGTTTCGCCGCGTTTCGAACGGAACGTGAATAGTGAGGGCATCGACGACTGCGTTGATGCCCTCAAATCAAAACCTACTTCGCAGCCACTGCCGCAACAACATCCACCTCGAACATCATGCCGGGCCGCGCGAGCTGTACCACGTTGAGGAAGGTGTGCGGCGGCAAGGGGAGGTCCTTGAAAGTCTCTTCGCGGCATTTGCGCATCTCCTCACGATAGCGCACATCGGTGACGTAGGATGTCGCCTTCACGATATCCGCGAGCGTTGCGCCATTGGCCTCCAGTGCCTTTTTGACCTTGGCCCACGACATGCGGCATTGCTCGAGGAAATTGTCCTTGTGGTGGATCGAGCCATTGTCCGGGTCTTCCGAGCCGATGCCGGCGAGATAGATCGTCTTGGCCGGGCCAGTCACGACCACTGCTTCCGAAAAGGCGCCGGTCGCGAACTTGCTGTAATTGTAATTCTTCTTCTCGAATTGCTGAGAAAAGGCAGGGCTCACACTCATACTGATGAGGGTGAGCAAAGCGGTTGCGGCTCGTATGAGCATGACAGCTCCTTGTGCTGGCAGAAATTGCGGGTTTGCGCGGCGCGTGCAGCAAAGATCGTGCCATCGCCCCAAAAAATGCGGAACCTTCAAGGCCTCGCCGCCATTGAAAGAATCCAACCCACGAGAAAGGGAGAGGCGCATGTACAGGGTTTACTCAGGACCTCCGGGATCCGAACCGATCAGCCCGCTCAACAAGGGCAAGCACCTGTTCAAGGAATTTACAGCGCTCGATGAGGCGATGGGGTTTGCACACCACCTAAAAGCCACGGGACGCGTCGCATTGCTCATCGAGGGCGACGACGGCACGCATCTCGACCGTAAGGATCTGGCCAAGGCTCTGCATCACCGCGGCAATGAACAGACGCACGGAGCCTGGTAACCACGTCTGAAGGTGTCATGAGAGAATAGCGGATAAGCCATTCAGGCCGTTCGCTTGTGCTTCTGCCGGCATAGACATTATCTTCTGCCGCATTTCAGCAGGAGATCTGTTCATGCCGGCTTCCTCTCATAAAACGGTGCTGATTGTTGGTGTGGGGTCAGGTCTCAGCGCATCTCTCGCACGACTTTTCTCCAAGTCTGGGCTGAAAATCGTGCTGGCGTCGCGCTCGACCGACGGTCTTGCCGGGCTGGCGAGTGAAACCGGTGCCAAGGTTTTTGCTTGTGATGCCTCTCAGGAAAATCAGGTCGAGCAGCTTTTCAGCGACATCGACGCGACGCTCGGTTCGCCCGATGTTGTGATCTACAATGCGA
The genomic region above belongs to Pseudorhodoplanes sinuspersici and contains:
- a CDS encoding YdcF family protein — its product is MFGLSKLLGFFLLPSNLLILLALIGILLMGTRYKRLGQILTIGAVLLLTIIGIGPVGNALMVPLEDRFPKWDPRSGSPQGIIVLGGAVSPDVSAVRGEIALNEAAERMTAVAKLAREYPDAKIVFTGGSGRLFGGASEADFVASLFESFGVARHRIVLENKARNTIENAVLTKALVNPKPQERWLLVTSAHHMPRSVGIFRKAGFPVEAHPVDFRTRGADDLTTTFGSIASGLARTDTAIHEWAGLLVYWLSGDSSELFPGPRAATTIRAESRRR
- a CDS encoding DUF599 domain-containing protein, yielding MTLFSPLDLFALAFFIVTWAGYAALLELTPHGRGGLNARMHDYRDAWMQQMLNREMRMVDGQIMASLQNGTAFFASTSLIAIGGTLTVLRSTEDLITIVSTLPFGFPTTRMQWEIKTIGLATIFVYAFFKFAWSYRLYNYVAIMIGAMPPSTEKDTVEAKRHALRTGKLCEAAGRHFNRGQRAFFFALGYLGWFISPWLLFFSTLAIFAVMWARQFVSDASASIKAE
- a CDS encoding rhodanese-like domain-containing protein, with the protein product MPQTITTSVRSLVDAAEKEIENLSVKEAIGLHGRDDVILVDIRDIRELQRDGRIPGAFHCPRGMLEFWIDPESPYHKDIFAQDKTYVFFCAGGMRSALAAQTAKHMGLNPVAHIRGGFGAWKKTGGPIEVPAPKT
- a CDS encoding glutathione S-transferase family protein; the encoded protein is MSLKLILGNKNYSSWSLRPWIAMRNAGIPFEEEVIPLYEPGSVERMATYSPTGKVPVLLDGDMVIWESLAILDHIAERFPKAQLWPDDQKARAHARAISAEMHAGFLPLRRHCPMNMRRESRKRELTGDVAADVRRIERIWTECRECFGDGGPFLFGAFGAADAMYAPIVSRFASYAIGVGAAAEAYMAAVMALPAWVEWRNAGIAEPWVMPGNEV
- a CDS encoding VTT domain-containing protein; the protein is MPASLFRETENVWRIAHANRASMLVDGAACFGAVRESLLKAQHSIYIVGWDIDSRMRLVGASGRADDGLPETLAEFLSALVERRPELTIRLLLWDFSVLYALEREIFPSLALNWKTPDQIQFCLDNDVPLGCSQHQKIVVVDDTVAFSGGLDLTIRRWDTSDHALENDRRVDPFGRSYRPFHDVQAVVDGEAARVLADLVRDRWLRAQCAELPEALLQGDCWPDSVKPDFTEAHVGIARTQPACNGMKEVREVERLFMDMIDAAERRIYIENQFMTSHAIAERLAQRLRRKTKLEAVLVAPNTPESWIETHTMRNGRIRFQEILQKAGVSARVRIVYPEVASDDRTVDTMVHSKIMVVDDRLLRIGSANLNNRSMGADTECDLVIEAKSHRQRKVIERLRNRLLGEHCGGSAEDVAELLDDTGSLVAVADILSRNGHSLRPIEDGAPDPDEVTAYLESLADPPRPVTWRSIFGSTWHSVRKVMSAGLFKFTMIALLLLGLTLAWRLTPLAEMASAEAAGAFLTTMAQSYWGPLAVLGAFLAGGLVAFPVTILIAATAASFGPWLGFTYALIGAMASALLTYAIGAMMGRAALQNILGHRLTDIRNKIARQGVLAVAAIRLVPVAPFTLVNLVAGASGIGLTHYLVGTVLGLLPGLVLMSLLGNQIMRIVASPSPVDIVIFVALIAAWIVTALAIQSAFSKYGQTS
- a CDS encoding endonuclease/exonuclease/phosphatase family protein → MSAERRRAIRVMTWNIHGAIGRNPRFDLEKVVALILRADPDIVALQEVDSRRAMDGDPFLVLQEMLGHYGVGAKSIVTSDGDYGQILMSRWPLSDTEIHDISYGELEPRRAICTRIATPDGRLYVVATHLGLSIRERRRQARELLKIIGEATPFVLMGDFNDWFWPGSIRRMLARILPDHSDYRTFPSFSPLFRLDRIYCRPHGILLQSWTDGEARHLSDHLPVIGDVVLDRTPDIDAAVSIAAATTNG
- a CDS encoding DUF1236 domain-containing protein, whose product is MSVSAIALIASAGVVVAQDKGGMGGGGAAQPPQSTSPAQQSAPSAQPGGGEMRGGGEMRGGTTGQGEPRGGAESGRTEQQMDQKGDRPQRSQEQRQNDRKGAQDQQNQRENRAQEKSDKKGATDTKSRPDRTTGQGAAGSAGGASLTTEQRTKISTTIKQTNVRPVTNVNFNVSVGTVVPRSVTLHALPATVVEVYPEWRSYRFILVGDEIVIIEPDTYRIVAVIEA
- a CDS encoding carboxyl transferase domain-containing protein; the protein is MESNLETQSRDFRANAAQWRDLIDELKEARFTASLGGNEKSRERHVARGKLLPRDRVMRLIDPGSPFLELSPLAAFGLYEDAIHAAGIITGIGRVSGRECMIVCNDATIKGGTYYPLTVKKHIRAQEIARENRLPCIYLVDSGGANLPNQTDVFPDREHFGRIFYNQAQMSAAGIPQIAVVMGSCTAGGAYVPAMSDETIIVKNQGTIFLGGPPLVKAATGEVVSAEDLGGADVHTRKSGVADHLASNDEHALAIARRIVANLNTTKQVNIPLLASREPLYDAAELEGLVPTDLKKQYDVREIIARIVDASEFDEFKKLYGTTLVTGFAHLHGMPVGIIGNNGILYSESALKAAHFVELCCQRRIPLLFLQNIVGFMVGRDYEAGGIAKDGAKMVMAVANARVPKLTLIVGGSFGAGNYGMCGRAYGPRFLFTWPNARISVMGGEQAASVLATVKRDNIEAGGGKWSEIEEEEFKAPIRDQYEREGNPYYATARLWDDGIILPSETRRVLGLALSASLNAPVEETKFGVFRM
- a CDS encoding RidA family protein, which encodes MLIRAATALLTLISMSVSPAFSQQFEKKNYNYSKFATGAFSEAVVVTGPAKTIYLAGIGSEDPDNGSIHHKDNFLEQCRMSWAKVKKALEANGATLADIVKATSYVTDVRYREEMRKCREETFKDLPLPPHTFLNVVQLARPGMMFEVDVVAAVAAK